In Azospirillum ramasamyi, a single window of DNA contains:
- a CDS encoding efflux RND transporter periplasmic adaptor subunit: MAVLLGGGLASAPALAQDASQGQVRALIEARRHAVLSSEIPGRIARMSVDAGQSFKAGELLVAFDCASYQAELDAARAQLNAADVTARVNRRLNSLRSIGEAEVQLAEAKAQVARADVRKAEVQARRCEIKAPFDGRAVERRIQEHESVAAGAPLLEILSDRDLKVELIVPSSWLVWLKPGQRFDLRVDETGVTLPGEVVLPGAKVDPASQSVKVTAKLTGDAPSQGLVAGMSGTAIFPEPALSALPAGNQGTPQGTPQGTPQGTPKPGTAKP; the protein is encoded by the coding sequence GTGGCCGTTCTGCTGGGCGGGGGGCTCGCCTCCGCCCCGGCCTTGGCACAGGACGCCTCGCAGGGGCAGGTCCGCGCCCTGATCGAGGCCCGGCGGCATGCGGTCCTGTCCTCCGAGATCCCCGGCCGCATCGCCCGCATGAGCGTCGATGCCGGCCAGAGCTTCAAGGCCGGCGAGCTGCTGGTCGCCTTCGACTGCGCCAGCTATCAGGCGGAGCTGGACGCCGCCCGCGCCCAGCTGAACGCCGCGGACGTGACGGCGCGGGTCAACCGGCGCCTGAACAGCCTGCGCTCCATCGGCGAGGCGGAGGTGCAGCTGGCCGAGGCGAAGGCCCAGGTCGCCCGCGCCGACGTCCGCAAGGCGGAGGTGCAGGCACGGCGCTGCGAGATCAAGGCGCCTTTCGACGGCCGCGCGGTCGAACGCCGGATCCAGGAGCATGAGTCGGTCGCCGCCGGCGCGCCGCTGCTGGAGATCCTGTCCGACCGCGACCTGAAGGTGGAGCTGATCGTCCCCTCGTCCTGGCTGGTGTGGCTGAAGCCGGGGCAGCGCTTCGACCTGCGGGTCGACGAGACCGGGGTCACCCTGCCGGGCGAGGTGGTGCTGCCCGGCGCCAAGGTCGATCCGGCCAGCCAGTCGGTGAAGGTGACGGCGAAGCTGACCGGCGACGCTCCATCCCAGGGGCTTGTCGCCGGCATGAGCGGCACCGCCATCTTCCCCGAACCGGCGCTGTCGGCGCTGCCGGCCGGGAACCAGGGCACTCCCCAGGGCACTCCCCAGGGCACTCCCCAGGGAACCCCCAAACCCGGAACCGCGAAGCCATGA
- a CDS encoding M10 family metallopeptidase C-terminal domain-containing protein yields the protein MTTTISDLSDDLAAAMRACSCLLCSAAAWSAAPIAAGIAAGIAAGQAPQGSQPQGSLTGTISTLLAPGTPRWGGGAVGSGATVSYSFMEQAPPYASTSDGTGFAPLSAAQRDAARQAFAAWSAVANIFFVETSDSANGGQGGSIRIGTNRQGSSAAYAYYPTGSLHDGGGDIYLSNSAATNASPTQGSYGYLTILHEIGHAIGLKHPGNYNATGGGGEPPYLPATEDSNRYTIMSYSRNPSLGLNGLPTGPALYDIAAVQYLYGANTATRIGDDRYVFASNTVAVSQTIWDAGGTDTIDASGQASAVTIDLTPGAFSSIGPNGSGGLAVGNVAIAAGVTIENAIGGGGSDILIGNTANNLLAGGAGDDTLTGGAGDDTLQGGGGTDTAVYNGSRSSYTVTVTADGATISGGGEGTDTLTDVEYALFADTRISLMPPALTVRAGRVAIGSSIPLASLITAADPAGGLVTQYELVDNTNGAGAIMVGGTAQATGAVVSLTAAAFAGITFAASSLTSLDELSVRAYNGVAWSRWIGFTIASRPANRPPTVQGDKTLTALEGGPAIALGIDRPSDPDEGDGMTVTLARLPAAGTLRLANGAAVTAGMTLGTADLAGLTYQAPAGTPASPGSFAYTVTDSQGAVSGQTVTLRVTPLAETMAGFDPLSYLASNPDLAAAFGTDATAAREHYLRFGLAEGRAPRSFDPLSYLAANPDLVAAFGIDPAAASRHYLALGRREGRSVGSFDPLAYLAANPDLAAVFGTDTTAATRHYLSNGLREGRGIRFDAFGYLVSNPDLTAAFGLDPAAAARHYVTAGRLEGRGITFDSLGYLAANPDLAAAFGTDTALAAGHYLSNGRREGRGTSFDALSYLAANRDLAAAFGNDPVRAQEHYIRYGRLENRAISFNAHDHLLANPDLLSVFSGSERQVKLYVVLYGNTPRRDAAGFDALSYLAANPDLAATFGTDTAAATAHYQSSGQADGRPTWFNALAYLMANPDLSAAFGSDQQQALVHFITYGRNEPRPNPIGYVRPQPAGFAVAGDGLLAVGVG from the coding sequence ATGACGACCACCATCTCCGACCTGTCCGACGACTTGGCCGCCGCGATGCGCGCCTGTTCCTGTCTGCTGTGCAGCGCCGCCGCCTGGAGCGCCGCGCCCATCGCCGCAGGGATTGCCGCAGGGATTGCCGCGGGGCAGGCCCCGCAGGGAAGCCAGCCGCAGGGCAGCCTCACCGGCACCATTTCGACCCTGCTGGCGCCGGGGACGCCGCGCTGGGGCGGCGGTGCGGTCGGCAGCGGTGCGACGGTCAGCTACAGCTTCATGGAGCAGGCGCCGCCCTACGCCTCCACATCGGACGGGACCGGCTTCGCGCCGCTGTCCGCCGCTCAGCGCGACGCGGCGCGGCAGGCCTTCGCCGCCTGGAGCGCCGTCGCCAACATCTTCTTCGTCGAAACCTCCGACAGCGCCAATGGCGGGCAGGGCGGGTCGATCCGCATCGGCACCAACCGGCAAGGCTCCAGCGCCGCCTACGCCTATTATCCGACCGGGTCGCTCCATGACGGCGGCGGCGACATCTACCTTTCCAACAGCGCCGCGACCAACGCCAGCCCGACGCAGGGCAGCTACGGCTACCTGACCATCCTGCACGAGATCGGCCACGCCATCGGGCTGAAGCACCCCGGCAACTACAACGCCACCGGCGGCGGGGGCGAGCCGCCCTACCTGCCCGCGACCGAGGACAGCAACCGCTACACGATCATGTCCTACAGCCGGAACCCCAGCCTGGGCCTGAACGGGCTGCCGACGGGGCCGGCGCTGTACGACATCGCGGCGGTCCAATACCTGTACGGCGCCAACACCGCCACCCGCATCGGCGACGACCGCTATGTCTTCGCCAGCAACACCGTCGCGGTCAGCCAGACCATCTGGGATGCCGGCGGCACCGACACCATCGACGCGAGCGGGCAGGCGTCGGCCGTCACCATCGACCTGACGCCGGGCGCCTTCAGCTCCATCGGTCCCAACGGGTCGGGCGGGCTGGCGGTCGGCAATGTGGCGATCGCCGCCGGCGTCACCATCGAGAACGCCATCGGCGGCGGCGGCAGCGACATCCTGATCGGCAACACCGCCAACAACCTGCTGGCCGGCGGGGCGGGGGACGACACGCTGACCGGCGGGGCGGGGGACGACACGCTGCAGGGCGGCGGCGGCACCGATACCGCGGTCTACAACGGCAGCCGCTCCTCCTACACCGTCACCGTCACCGCCGACGGCGCCACCATCTCCGGCGGCGGGGAGGGCACCGACACGCTGACCGACGTCGAATACGCCCTGTTCGCCGACACCCGCATCAGCCTGATGCCTCCCGCGCTCACCGTCCGGGCCGGCCGGGTTGCCATCGGTTCCTCGATCCCCCTCGCCAGCCTGATCACGGCGGCCGATCCGGCCGGCGGCCTCGTCACCCAATATGAGCTGGTCGACAACACCAACGGCGCCGGCGCCATCATGGTCGGCGGAACGGCCCAGGCGACCGGCGCCGTGGTCTCGCTGACCGCGGCCGCCTTTGCCGGCATCACCTTCGCCGCCTCCAGCCTGACCAGCCTCGACGAGCTGTCGGTGCGCGCCTACAACGGCGTCGCGTGGAGCCGCTGGATCGGCTTCACCATCGCCTCGCGCCCGGCCAACCGGCCGCCCACCGTCCAGGGGGACAAGACCCTGACCGCCCTGGAAGGCGGGCCGGCCATCGCGCTCGGCATCGACCGGCCGAGCGATCCCGACGAGGGCGACGGCATGACGGTGACGCTGGCCCGGCTGCCGGCCGCCGGCACGCTCCGTCTGGCCAACGGCGCCGCCGTCACCGCCGGGATGACGCTCGGCACGGCCGATCTCGCCGGCCTGACCTATCAGGCCCCGGCCGGCACCCCGGCATCGCCCGGCTCCTTCGCCTACACCGTCACCGACAGCCAGGGCGCCGTCAGCGGGCAGACCGTGACCTTGCGGGTGACCCCGCTGGCCGAGACGATGGCCGGCTTCGACCCGCTGTCCTATCTCGCCTCCAACCCCGATCTGGCCGCCGCCTTCGGCACCGACGCGACCGCGGCGCGCGAGCATTACCTGCGCTTCGGCCTGGCGGAGGGGCGGGCGCCCCGGTCCTTCGATCCTCTCTCCTACCTCGCCGCCAATCCGGATCTGGTGGCGGCCTTCGGCATCGACCCCGCGGCGGCGAGCCGGCATTATCTGGCGCTGGGCCGGCGGGAAGGGCGGTCGGTCGGAAGCTTCGACCCGCTGGCCTATCTGGCCGCCAATCCCGACCTTGCCGCCGTCTTCGGCACCGACACCACGGCCGCCACCCGCCATTACCTGTCCAACGGCCTGCGGGAGGGGCGCGGCATCCGCTTCGACGCCTTCGGCTATCTGGTCTCGAACCCGGATCTGACGGCGGCCTTCGGTCTGGACCCGGCGGCGGCGGCCCGCCATTACGTGACCGCCGGCCGGCTGGAGGGGCGCGGCATCACCTTCGACAGCCTGGGCTATCTGGCCGCCAACCCCGACCTTGCCGCCGCCTTCGGCACCGACACCGCCCTTGCGGCCGGCCATTACCTGTCCAACGGCCGGCGGGAGGGGCGCGGCACCAGCTTCGACGCTCTCTCCTATCTGGCGGCGAACCGCGATCTCGCCGCCGCCTTCGGCAACGACCCCGTGCGGGCGCAGGAGCATTACATCCGCTACGGCCGGTTGGAGAACCGCGCCATCAGCTTCAACGCCCACGACCATCTTCTGGCCAATCCGGATCTGCTGAGCGTCTTCTCGGGCAGCGAGCGGCAGGTGAAGCTCTATGTCGTGCTCTACGGCAACACGCCGCGGCGCGACGCCGCCGGCTTCGACGCGCTGAGCTATCTGGCCGCCAACCCGGATCTGGCGGCAACCTTCGGCACCGACACTGCCGCCGCCACCGCCCATTACCAGTCCAGCGGACAGGCGGACGGGCGCCCGACCTGGTTCAACGCGCTTGCCTATCTGATGGCCAACCCGGACCTGAGCGCCGCCTTCGGCAGCGACCAGCAGCAGGCGCTGGTCCATTTCATCACCTACGGCCGCAACGAGCCGCGCCCCAACCCGATCGGTTACGTCCGCCCGCAACCGGCCGGCTTCGCCGTGGCCGGCGACGGGCTGCTGGCGGTGGGGGTGGGGTGA
- a CDS encoding TolC family protein, translating into MKTSTAQLRRRLLSSVVPVAVLTASLLAAGCAVKPEPLTAEENLARVRKDLSVVLAPQEPLTKAVSMDEAMARAIKYNLDERVKVMEMAVATDQLELSRYDMLPRVVAAAGYVGRNNDAGSESLNLATGRRTGESTTATDRNRRTGDLAFTWNVLDFGVSYLRARQSANLVLIADERRRRVVQGIMQDVRTAYWRAVAAERLLKRLEPVEKRVEGARRDARTLEALRVQAPLQALNYTRTLVETLRQLQSLRRELVAAKSQLGALMGLPPGEPFEIELPPASVMKTPPKLDVGVEALETYALLNRPELLEESYNERISADETWRSLLKLLPGIDVNAALRYDSNSFLLNQRWADYGARISWNLINLVSAPATKSYAEAQEELVAFRRQALSMAVLSQVHVAVLQFRELKQEFALTAEQADLDTRIRSQYTNVGEAGQVGELGVIQSEVMALLSDLRRDLVLADLHNAYARVMVSAGVDPLPETMAADDLPSLTQAVGKGLSSWQERANSVLRVKDLMAKDAAKAEKPEPAKAEPVKPEPAKAAPMAAAPADASTPFVLAFSENPAMEPSAAAVFAAVPALEVK; encoded by the coding sequence ATGAAGACTTCGACCGCTCAACTCCGCCGCCGCCTGCTTTCTTCGGTGGTTCCCGTCGCCGTCCTGACGGCATCCCTGCTGGCCGCGGGCTGCGCGGTGAAACCCGAGCCGCTGACGGCCGAGGAGAATCTGGCGCGCGTGCGCAAGGATCTGAGCGTCGTTCTGGCCCCGCAGGAGCCGCTGACCAAGGCGGTCTCGATGGACGAGGCGATGGCGCGCGCCATCAAGTACAATCTCGACGAACGCGTGAAGGTGATGGAGATGGCGGTCGCCACCGACCAGCTGGAGCTGTCGCGCTACGACATGCTGCCGCGCGTGGTGGCCGCCGCCGGCTATGTCGGGCGCAACAACGACGCCGGGTCGGAAAGCCTGAACCTCGCCACCGGCCGGCGCACCGGCGAGAGCACCACCGCCACCGACAGGAACCGCCGCACCGGCGATCTCGCCTTCACCTGGAACGTGCTGGATTTCGGCGTCAGCTATCTGCGGGCACGGCAGAGCGCCAATCTGGTGCTGATCGCCGACGAGCGGCGCCGCCGCGTCGTCCAGGGGATCATGCAGGACGTGCGCACCGCCTATTGGCGCGCCGTGGCCGCCGAACGGCTGCTGAAGCGGCTGGAGCCGGTGGAGAAGCGGGTGGAGGGCGCGCGCCGCGACGCCCGCACGCTGGAGGCGCTGCGCGTCCAGGCGCCGCTGCAGGCGCTGAACTATACCCGCACCCTGGTCGAGACCCTGCGCCAGCTGCAGTCGCTGCGGCGCGAGCTGGTGGCGGCGAAGTCGCAGCTGGGCGCGCTGATGGGGCTGCCGCCGGGCGAGCCGTTCGAGATCGAGCTGCCGCCGGCCAGCGTCATGAAGACGCCGCCCAAGCTGGACGTCGGGGTGGAGGCGCTGGAAACCTATGCCCTGCTGAACCGGCCGGAGCTGCTGGAAGAGAGCTATAACGAGCGTATCTCCGCCGACGAGACCTGGCGGTCGCTGCTGAAGCTGCTGCCGGGCATCGACGTCAACGCAGCCCTGCGCTACGACAGCAACAGCTTCCTGCTGAACCAGCGCTGGGCCGATTACGGCGCGCGGATCAGCTGGAACCTGATCAACCTGGTTTCCGCCCCCGCCACCAAGTCCTATGCCGAGGCGCAGGAGGAGCTGGTCGCCTTCCGCCGTCAGGCTCTGAGCATGGCGGTGCTGAGCCAGGTGCATGTGGCGGTGCTGCAGTTCCGCGAACTGAAGCAGGAATTCGCCCTGACCGCCGAGCAGGCCGACCTCGACACCCGCATCCGCTCGCAATACACCAACGTCGGCGAGGCCGGTCAGGTGGGCGAGCTGGGGGTGATCCAGTCGGAGGTGATGGCGCTGCTGTCCGACCTGCGCCGCGATCTGGTGCTGGCCGACCTGCACAACGCCTATGCCCGCGTCATGGTGTCGGCCGGCGTCGATCCGCTGCCCGAGACGATGGCCGCCGACGATCTGCCCAGCCTGACCCAGGCGGTGGGCAAGGGCCTGTCCTCCTGGCAGGAGCGCGCCAACAGCGTTCTCCGCGTGAAGGATCTGATGGCCAAGGACGCGGCCAAGGCCGAAAAGCCGGAACCGGCGAAGGCCGAGCCGGTGAAGCCGGAGCCCGCCAAGGCGGCGCCCATGGCGGCCGCTCCGGCTGACGCCTCCACGCCTTTCGTTCTGGCCTTCTCCGAAAACCCTGCCATGGAACCATCTGCGGCTGCGGTCTTTGCCGCCGTTCCCGCTTTGGAAGTAAAATAA
- a CDS encoding efflux RND transporter periplasmic adaptor subunit gives MSAVMAQTPPQAAPQAAQPVNGLLMLLELQRQAWRQATAPELRYHMVNQTRRLIAYRQAAFLTLAERGRPTLEAVSNIAVLEANAPFAQWLEQAVRAVAAGAQAGTVHVVDPAALPAEVRGAWGEWGPAQVLWCPLRKPEPQRETPPGAPAEGRDKAAPPLAGLWLGRDEPWTDGEILLLSHLAEGYGHAWWALSGKRAKRRGLRRVLLPLLVLLAVAGALAIPVPMSTLAPAEIQTSNPVIVAAPLDGVIERFHVQPNQAVAAGQPLFSFESTVLRSRFEVARKGLTQAEAELLTASQAAFADPQTKARVAQLRAQVELRRAELALARDLLDRVTVKAERAGIAVFTDVNDWLGKPLSVGERVLTLADPQAPEIDIMVPVGDALVLEPGSRVELFLNVDPLHPLRARLTHASYEAGLSASGVLSYRVKAALEPGETPGETPPRIGLRGTAKILGDRVPLALYLFRRPLALLRQSLGI, from the coding sequence ATGAGCGCCGTGATGGCCCAGACCCCGCCCCAGGCGGCGCCCCAGGCGGCGCAGCCGGTCAACGGCCTGCTGATGCTGCTGGAGCTGCAGCGGCAGGCGTGGCGGCAGGCGACGGCGCCGGAGCTGCGCTATCACATGGTCAACCAGACCCGCCGGCTGATCGCCTACCGGCAGGCCGCCTTCCTGACCCTGGCGGAGCGGGGCCGGCCGACGCTGGAGGCGGTGTCCAACATCGCGGTGCTGGAAGCCAACGCCCCCTTCGCCCAATGGCTGGAGCAGGCGGTGCGCGCCGTCGCCGCCGGGGCGCAGGCCGGCACCGTCCATGTCGTCGATCCCGCCGCCCTGCCCGCCGAGGTCCGCGGCGCCTGGGGCGAATGGGGGCCGGCACAGGTTCTGTGGTGCCCGCTGCGCAAGCCGGAGCCCCAGCGCGAGACCCCGCCCGGCGCCCCGGCGGAAGGCCGTGACAAGGCCGCCCCGCCCCTGGCCGGCCTGTGGCTGGGCCGCGACGAGCCCTGGACCGACGGCGAGATCCTGCTGCTGAGCCATCTGGCGGAGGGCTACGGCCATGCCTGGTGGGCGCTGTCGGGCAAGCGCGCCAAGCGGCGCGGGCTGCGCCGCGTCCTGCTGCCCCTGCTGGTCCTGCTGGCGGTCGCCGGCGCACTTGCCATCCCGGTGCCGATGTCGACCCTGGCCCCGGCCGAGATCCAGACCAGCAACCCGGTGATCGTCGCCGCCCCGCTGGACGGCGTGATCGAACGCTTCCATGTGCAGCCGAACCAGGCGGTGGCGGCCGGACAGCCGCTGTTCAGCTTCGAGTCCACCGTCCTGCGCAGCCGCTTCGAAGTGGCGCGCAAGGGCCTGACCCAGGCCGAGGCAGAACTGCTGACCGCCTCCCAGGCCGCCTTCGCCGACCCGCAGACCAAGGCCCGCGTCGCCCAGCTCCGCGCCCAGGTCGAGCTGCGCCGGGCCGAGCTGGCGCTCGCCCGCGACCTGCTGGACCGGGTGACGGTGAAGGCCGAACGCGCCGGCATCGCCGTCTTCACCGACGTCAACGACTGGCTGGGCAAGCCGCTGTCGGTGGGCGAGCGCGTGCTGACGCTGGCCGACCCGCAGGCGCCGGAGATCGACATCATGGTGCCGGTCGGCGACGCCCTGGTTCTGGAGCCGGGCTCGCGGGTGGAGCTGTTCCTGAACGTCGACCCGCTCCACCCCCTCCGGGCCCGCCTGACCCATGCCAGCTACGAGGCCGGCCTGTCGGCCTCGGGCGTGCTGTCCTACCGGGTCAAGGCGGCGCTGGAGCCGGGCGAGACTCCGGGCGAGACCCCGCCGCGCATCGGCCTGCGCGGCACCGCCAAGATCCTGGGCGACCGCGTGCCCCTGGCCCTCTACCTGTTCCGCCGCCCGCTGGCCCTGCTGCGCCAGTCGCTGGGCATCTGA
- a CDS encoding HlyD family efflux transporter periplasmic adaptor subunit, with product MSIALMPPTGPGAGLRAAQAGSVQAGAAGSVPADPRAALRLPGLRDDLALLPAPAGQDGAPGWTIHDPVRNRYFRIGPEAFALIAHWHHANPAAIATAVAKESLFEPTVDDVMGFYQFLAANNLTVTVDTAFLARQAAARKTGWFWWLVHNYLFFRIPLVRPDRFLSATVGLVAPFYSRAWLVLVLLTAVLSGLLVARQWDAFLHTFQHFFSPEGLALYGVTLMGTKICHELGHAYTARRYGCRVPTMGVAFLVMWPVLYTDTTDAWRLVSRRQRLAVGAAGMLTELTIAVFATLAWSFLPDGPLRSAAYFLATVSWITTLAINLSPFMRFDGYYLLSDALDVPNLQERGFAMARWKLREWLFGLGMAPPEEMPAARRRILLIYSYATWVYRLVLFLGIALLVYHIAFKVLGILLFVIEIGWFIARPLLHEVKVWWSLRDRFRVNLRTGLTLAGLAAAVGLTLLPVTTTVSVPVVWRAAGFATVYAPFPARLEETLVARGQRVVEGEPLFRLTAPDLEGKLRQAELRIDWMQEQIARLTASREQLDRVRAMEEDLAAALAERQGLLDSRERLVVRAPLSGTVRDMEDALTPGRWIGPKLPLAMVVAPGGGELVGYVGEGDFDRLSPGAGAEFHPDDPLAPRLAAKVRAVDPVAVSVLDVPALASVNGGPVAVEGQAGPQPNQPHGGAGRSALAPVEAVYRITLDVEPANIGPAAAGNAQEGPERVTRGIVRVAGEARSIAERFWRIAASVLIRETGF from the coding sequence GTGTCCATCGCCCTCATGCCCCCTACCGGTCCTGGCGCCGGCCTCCGCGCCGCCCAAGCCGGTAGCGTCCAAGCCGGTGCCGCCGGTTCCGTCCCCGCCGACCCGCGGGCCGCCCTGCGGCTGCCGGGCCTGCGCGACGATCTGGCGCTGCTGCCGGCGCCGGCGGGGCAGGATGGGGCGCCGGGCTGGACCATCCACGACCCGGTGCGCAACCGCTATTTCCGCATCGGACCGGAGGCCTTCGCGTTGATCGCCCACTGGCACCACGCCAATCCGGCCGCCATCGCCACGGCGGTGGCCAAGGAGAGCCTGTTCGAGCCGACGGTGGACGACGTCATGGGCTTCTACCAGTTCCTGGCGGCCAACAACCTGACCGTCACGGTCGACACCGCCTTCCTGGCGCGGCAGGCGGCGGCGCGGAAGACCGGCTGGTTCTGGTGGCTGGTCCACAACTACCTGTTCTTCCGCATCCCGCTGGTGCGGCCCGACCGTTTCCTGTCGGCGACGGTGGGGCTGGTGGCGCCCTTCTACAGCCGGGCCTGGCTGGTCCTGGTGCTGCTGACCGCGGTGCTGTCCGGGCTGCTGGTGGCGCGGCAGTGGGACGCCTTCCTGCACACCTTCCAGCATTTCTTCTCCCCCGAAGGGCTGGCGCTCTACGGCGTCACGCTGATGGGCACCAAGATCTGCCACGAGCTGGGCCATGCCTACACCGCCAGGCGCTATGGCTGCCGGGTGCCGACCATGGGAGTGGCCTTCCTGGTGATGTGGCCGGTGCTCTACACCGACACCACCGATGCCTGGAGGCTGGTCTCGCGCCGGCAGCGGCTGGCGGTGGGGGCGGCCGGCATGCTGACCGAGCTGACGATCGCCGTCTTCGCGACGCTGGCCTGGAGCTTCCTGCCCGACGGGCCGCTGCGCAGCGCCGCCTATTTCCTGGCGACGGTCAGCTGGATCACCACGCTGGCGATCAACCTCAGCCCCTTCATGCGTTTCGACGGCTATTACCTGCTGTCCGACGCGCTGGACGTGCCCAACCTGCAGGAGCGCGGCTTCGCCATGGCGCGCTGGAAGCTGCGGGAATGGCTGTTCGGCCTGGGCATGGCCCCGCCGGAGGAGATGCCGGCGGCGCGGCGCCGCATCCTGCTGATCTATTCCTACGCCACCTGGGTCTACCGGCTGGTGCTGTTCCTCGGCATCGCGCTGCTGGTCTACCACATCGCCTTCAAGGTATTGGGGATCCTGTTGTTCGTCATCGAGATCGGCTGGTTCATCGCCCGGCCCCTGCTGCACGAGGTGAAGGTCTGGTGGTCCTTGCGCGACCGCTTCCGGGTCAACCTGCGCACCGGGCTGACGCTGGCCGGTCTGGCGGCGGCGGTCGGGCTGACCCTGCTGCCGGTGACCACCACCGTGTCGGTGCCGGTGGTCTGGCGGGCGGCCGGCTTCGCCACCGTCTACGCCCCCTTCCCCGCCCGGCTGGAGGAGACGCTGGTCGCCCGCGGCCAGAGGGTGGTGGAGGGCGAGCCGCTGTTCCGCCTGACCGCCCCCGACCTGGAGGGCAAGCTGCGGCAGGCGGAGCTGCGCATCGACTGGATGCAGGAGCAGATCGCCCGCCTGACCGCCAGCCGCGAGCAACTCGACCGCGTGCGGGCGATGGAGGAGGATCTGGCCGCCGCCCTGGCCGAGCGGCAGGGTCTTCTCGACAGCCGCGAAAGGCTGGTGGTGCGCGCGCCCCTGTCGGGCACCGTGCGCGACATGGAGGACGCCCTGACCCCCGGCCGCTGGATCGGGCCGAAGCTGCCGCTGGCGATGGTGGTGGCGCCCGGCGGCGGCGAGCTGGTCGGCTATGTCGGCGAGGGCGATTTCGACCGGCTGAGCCCGGGCGCCGGGGCGGAGTTCCACCCGGACGATCCGCTGGCCCCCCGGCTTGCCGCCAAGGTGCGCGCGGTCGATCCGGTCGCCGTCTCGGTCCTGGACGTGCCGGCGCTCGCCTCGGTCAATGGCGGCCCGGTGGCGGTGGAGGGGCAGGCGGGACCGCAGCCGAACCAGCCGCATGGCGGTGCCGGCCGCAGCGCGCTCGCCCCGGTGGAAGCGGTCTACCGCATCACCCTGGATGTCGAGCCGGCGAACATCGGTCCGGCCGCTGCCGGCAACGCGCAGGAAGGGCCGGAGCGCGTGACCCGCGGCATCGTCCGCGTGGCGGGTGAGGCCCGCAGCATCGCTGAACGCTTCTGGCGCATCGCCGCGTCGGTGCTGATCCGCGAGACGGGCTTCTGA